In Phyllopteryx taeniolatus isolate TA_2022b unplaced genomic scaffold, UOR_Ptae_1.2 contig_36, whole genome shotgun sequence, the DNA window aaaggtttctctccagtgtgcgttcttgtgtgtacttttaagcttcccttctgagtgaatcttcgaccacaaaccgagcaggaaaaaggtttctcaccagtgtgggttcttgtgtgtctttttaagtttttcttACCAGAGAATCTCTGACcgcaaactgtgcaggaaaaaggtttctcaccagtgtgggttcttgtgtgtaaatTTAAGCTTTCCTTCACAGAGAACCTTAGACCACAAAAtgagcaagaaaaaggtttctcaccagtgtgggttcttgtgtgtctttttaagtatACCTTCAacgagaatctttggccacaaactgaacatgcaaaaggtttttctcgagtgtgtgttctcacatgctgtttcaaactgctcttatgagcaaatgttttcccacaatgagaacatttccatcgtttgttgtcagcgtgacatgtcatatcaccttcatactggttatcatcatcatcagtgtgaggaggATGTGACatcatgtcgtcactatctgatagtggagctaagagtCCGTCTGCtggtgatcctccacagtggtcttctCCGTCACCTTCTGTcttcatgtgttgacttgagctgctgcttggtggctccgcccctctgctctcctcactttgaccttcagcTTCaatcttcaaagggacaccagtcgatggaaacttggtgatgtcctcctccacttcctgtttgatgtgGGGGAGAGCTTCTCCCTCcccttttttaatcaaaatgggctcctcttcctctttgatgtgttgGATCTCttcgtcctccacttcctctttaatgcgagggggctctggctcctgccgctcagtacgaagatcttcagcgatgtctgcaagacacaagacGACAAACACATAAGGTTTGGTATATATGTTCTCATGTTGTGACTTTAATGTTGTCTATTATGGTTTAggtaaaaattatatttaaggTTAATGTTGAAAGCCAGATGAGTTTGATATATtggaaataatacaatttggcaggtcaacaacaacaatagaatGTGAAAggctaaaataataaagttagTCAAAACAAGTATCAATAAAggtaatacagtggacccctgcatactcccggtttggcatttgcaaatctTTCTGtatcggtttttttttttttttttatgtaacagtGGCCtcttgtaaaaataatttttgcagtagcgaatacaaaaatatacagttcaaaataattttacaatgcCTCACCGCTTTCATCCCAACATCGCCGTTTACAAAGTTTGTGAAGGATACTGTACATCATcagtgtcaaactggtggcccggggtcCAGATTCGGCCCGCAAAACCAAATTATGTGCATCTACTTCGTGTTTCCAGCTAAAATACCAAGATTGCAAATtgccttcacttttaataaataGTGAGATATCggaagcattttgtttgttaccgatgctctttttaaaataaattcaataataCTGTAGTCCAgtgcttctcaattgttttctgttacgaccccccccaggaagaagaagaaaagaatttGCGACCCCCCCCAACCGCAGCCCTCGCGAGTACACCTCTATATAACATTGTATATAAAGGATAGTCTCATCTAatccttataaacatttaagaaagtacaaaaaaaagatatagaTCAACTTACAATAAAGAATAAATTTATTCATGTTGTTTTCTGTCTGTAACAGAAAAAGTGCATCAATTTCCCTGAACTCGAAGAGCGAGAGCAACGACAGCACCACTGCCATCTACTGCAGTGGATGTGCAATTACACGTTATTCTCGTtcggcaaatcatgttcttcaggGTCTCACACGCCCCCCATGGCATCGCAACACGACCCCCCAGGGGGTCCCAccccactatttgagaagcTTTTATTCAGCTTTCAATCAGTCCCTCTTTGAATTATTTCAAGTGACATAATATTCACAACTTGTtacttttgattgatttatctTTCTATCAGACTGGACTGTCTCCGTGAGCGGTCGGAGAAGGCCGACATGGCCTTCTGTGAGCTAAAGAAACTTCTTTCCTCAGCTCCTATCCTTGTTCATCCGGATCCACAGAAGCAGTTCATAGTTGAGATCGATGCATCAGAGGCGGGGGTTGGTGCGGTGCTGTGTCAGGGATCCCAGACTGATGGTAAGGTCCACCCTTGCGCCTTCTTTTCGCAAGTTGTCTCAGGCGGAGAAAAATTAGGGGATCGGAGACCGGTAGCTCTTGGCGGTGAAGATACCGTTGGAGGAATGGCGGCATCTCCTGGAAGCACCCATTCATCATGtggaccgaccacaagaatTTGGAATAAATCCGCTCTGCTAAGAGGCTGAGATCCCGTCAAGCCAGGTGggcattgtttttttaaccgcTTCACCTTTACCTTGTCCTATTGCCCAGGGGCCAAGAACACCAAGGCAGGTGCCTTGTCCCGCCAGTTCGCCTCGAGAGTGTCAAGAATGATCCAGATCCCATCTTGTCTCCCCGTTGCTTTCTGGGCTCATTCACATTAGAAATAGAAACGCTGGTAAAGGAGGCCCAGGAAGAACAAGCTGATCCTGGTGGGGGTCCCCGGAATTCCCTGTTGGTCCCCGATTCGGTCCGCCCCCAGGTGCCACAGCGGGCCGACTTACCCGTCACCCTGGAATCCGCAGAACGTCGGCCTTCCTCCATCAACGCTTCTGGTGGCCCACCATGGAAGATGACACCCGGTCCTTGCTTTACTGTGTCCGCTTCCCATTCCCGGATGCCATTGGTCGCACATCGCCCTGGACTTCATTTCTGGGCTTCCCCCCGTCAAATGGGAACACAGTCATTCTCACTTTTCCAAAGCAGCACACTGCCTGGCACTTCCCAAGCTTCCATCTGCCAAGGAGACTGCCGACCTGTTGGTCCAGCACGTTTTCTGCCTGCACGTCATCCCATCTGATATAGTCTCTTGACAAGGGACCCCAATTCACCTCACAGGTTTGGAGAGCGTTGTGCACAGCGCTTGGTATAGGTGTTAGTCTATCCTCCTCAGACTAACGGGCAATGTGAGCGCACCAATCAACAGCTGGAGACGGCGCTCCGTTGCATACCTCAGTCTTCGTGGAGCACCCACCTTGCCTGGGTTGAGTATGCCCATAATTCGCTGCCCAGCATCTCCTTGGCCATGTCCCCTTTTCAGTGCTCCTTAGGCTACCAACCTCCACTGTTCCCATCGGAGGAGCATGAGCTTGCAGTCCCTTCAGTGCAGACCCACATACGCCGGTGCTCCAAGGTCCGGAAGCAGGCCCGCGCCGCCCTTCTCCGGTCCTCTGCCATGTCTCAGGTACAAGCCAACCGTCGCCGCATCCCTGCGCCTGCTTACATGGTTGGTCAAAAAGTGCGGCTCAGTACAAAACATCGATCACTCAAGGTTGAATCCAAAAAACTGTCCCCCAATTCATTGGCCCCTATGAGATTATGGCTGTGGTAGGGCTCCCTGCCTCTCTCCGCATTCACCCCGCCTTCCATGTTTCCCAGATAAAACCTGCTTCGTCCGGTCCTTAACACATTTTTCTGACAAACTTCGCCacttgcaatacattttttcccccccaccaaCATGACGTGATTCAAAATGTAGACActtgcaaagcaaagcaaagcaaatgtatttatatcgcgcatttcatacacaaggtgctttacatgaataaaagcatttaaaaacaatttaaaaaaaaaaaaaacgatttcaaagaaaataaaaacaattaaaacagcgtacagtgtaagaactatcatttaaaagtggaaatgcttgaaaaaagaagactttttaACCTGGAGTTAAAACCATTCAcgcttggggctgacgtcactctTATTCCATTTTTGTGCAGCAGAATAACGAAACGCAGCTTCGCCATGTtttctttggactctgtgctccactatttgacccgagtgtccatctcagagcccgactgggtttacaacaccgattccaatgaagttggaacgtttagtgtcctcagttcccaaacggtgattgaatgttgttcaaagaaaaggtgatgtaacaccgtggtaaacatgaccctgtcccagctttttttggaacctgtagcagccataaaattcaaagttcatgattatttgctaaaaacaatcaagtttatcacgTTGAACATTCGTGATGTACATTGTACACTAACCATTTGGCCACGGGTTAAGATCATCGTTGCCACCGTGAGGGAccgaggttcaagaccccgactggatgGTCAAAATGAAAGTTCTGAAGAAGTTGACCCatgggtagcatatacaggctgaacaggaggggtccaagaactgacccttgagggaccccataggtcattgccattcgatgagattgaacacttctaATGGTTACAAAACAACTGCTgctcctccaggtaggacctgaaccattgaAGGACTGttcatttagtcctacccacgtttccaacctgttcagcagtatattatgatccacCTTATCAAACGcggcactgagatccaacaacaCCAGgactgacacctttcccgagtcagtattcaaccttatatcatttagcactttgataagagcagattctgtactgtgatgagttcagaaacctgattgaaatttgtcaaaaagtcaagaaattgctgagttggttAAAAACGACtctctcaacaatcttggctatgaaagggagatttgagatgggtctatagcttgctaacatggaagcgccCAATGTTCTACTTTTCAGAAGAGGCTTCATTGGTTGTCTGAACCTTTGGAATCATCCGTAATtcaaagaacacacaaaaatggtcagaaatagccatatcctccatttcaattgatagaatttcaacacccttcgatgaccaggtctaagatgtgaccttgagtgtgggttggactcctaatatgttgagagagctCAAAAGTGTCTCGTCGAGCAGAGAGTTCTTTCGATGTtcttgtcaacatgaatgttaaagtctcccgttatgaccaaatagttgtagtcagtagaaataactgaaaaatcctccatcaatttttctactgtattttggaggtctataaattattaaaacaataactttgGGTCACCTTGAACTCAAAAAAACagagatacagtgggtacgggaagtattcagacccccttaaatttttcactctttgttgtattccagccgtttgttaaaatcatttaagttccctTTTTTTCCGAATGAATGTACACGCAGTATTGACGGGggaaatggaattgttgaaacttttgcagatttagtcaaaaagaacaactgaaatatcacagagccagaagtgttcagaccctttgctgtgacgctcATCGGGTTTGCCACACGATCGCAGCTCTGCTCAACTGAAGTGAGGAAGGAACGAAACATTTCATGAAGTGATTCTTTAGTACGTTCACTCAAAAGATTGGGAATGTTTGTTTTCCCTTAAGGCTAATCAAAATGTTAGAGTTaatgtaatttctcgtgtataatgcgcacccatgtataatacgcaccccctaagttgacctaaaaattctggaaaacccttctacatatgtatcatgcattttttcaatgcatgattttgcttctagccATATGTTCACAACAAAGTATTATCTCTATTTTGTtcgggttttttttcaaatagttaTTTGGAAGTGAAGCACTTGGTTTGAacacttaatcctttttttaattgacttgcTCTTAGTTTGAAACTCACGGCCCTACTTTGATTTAGTAAatcagaaaacacacagttgtgctcttaGGTTTGAtgacccaggc includes these proteins:
- the LOC133473701 gene encoding zinc finger protein OZF-like isoform X5, with the translated sequence MAEDRRRAARACFRTLEHRRMWVCTEGTASSCSSDGNSGDIAEDLRTERQEPEPPRIKEEVEDEEIQHIKEEEEPILIKKGEGEALPHIKQEVEEDITKFPSTGVPLKIEAEGQSEESRGAEPPSSSSSQHMKTEGDGEDHCGGSPADGLLAPLSDSDDMMSHPPHTDDDDNQYEGDMTCHADNKRWKCSHCGKTFAHKSSLKQHVRTHTREKPFACSVCGQRFSLKVYLKRHTRTHTGEKPFSCSFCGLRFSVKESLNLHTRTHTGEKPFSCTVCGQRFSGKKNLKRHTRTHTGEKPFSCSVCGRRFTQKGSLKVHTRTHTGEKPFSCSICGQGFFEKEKLKIHTRTHTGEKPFSCADCGQRFSEKGSLKKHTRTHTGEKPFSCTVCGQRFSEKESLKIHTRTHTGEKPFVCSLCGQRFSVKGNLRKHTRTHTGEKPFSCSVCGQKFTQKGDLKRHARTHTGEKPFSCSDCGRRFSEKGSLKIHTRTHTGEKPFSCSVCGQRFSYKYQVKTHKCAGENSNNQEYFHENV
- the LOC133473701 gene encoding zinc finger protein OZF-like isoform X4 — encoded protein: MCARRTAAYEEELWGPKEEKEPKGQLLDAAFNLQPRIVLRRADIAEDLRTERQEPEPPRIKEEVEDEEIQHIKEEEEPILIKKGEGEALPHIKQEVEEDITKFPSTGVPLKIEAEGQSEESRGAEPPSSSSSQHMKTEGDGEDHCGGSPADGLLAPLSDSDDMMSHPPHTDDDDNQYEGDMTCHADNKRWKCSHCGKTFAHKSSLKQHVRTHTREKPFACSVCGQRFSLKVYLKRHTRTHTGEKPFSCSFCGLRFSVKESLNLHTRTHTGEKPFSCTVCGQRFSGKKNLKRHTRTHTGEKPFSCSVCGRRFTQKGSLKVHTRTHTGEKPFSCSICGQGFFEKEKLKIHTRTHTGEKPFSCADCGQRFSEKGSLKKHTRTHTGEKPFSCTVCGQRFSEKESLKIHTRTHTGEKPFVCSLCGQRFSVKGNLRKHTRTHTGEKPFSCSVCGQKFTQKGDLKRHARTHTGEKPFSCSDCGRRFSEKGSLKIHTRTHTGEKPFSCSVCGQRFSYKYQVKTHKCAGENSNNQEYFHENV
- the LOC133473701 gene encoding zinc finger protein OZF-like isoform X6; translated protein: MAVVLSLLSLFEFREIDALFLLQTENNMNKFILYYIAEDLRTERQEPEPPRIKEEVEDEEIQHIKEEEEPILIKKGEGEALPHIKQEVEEDITKFPSTGVPLKIEAEGQSEESRGAEPPSSSSSQHMKTEGDGEDHCGGSPADGLLAPLSDSDDMMSHPPHTDDDDNQYEGDMTCHADNKRWKCSHCGKTFAHKSSLKQHVRTHTREKPFACSVCGQRFSLKVYLKRHTRTHTGEKPFSCSFCGLRFSVKESLNLHTRTHTGEKPFSCTVCGQRFSGKKNLKRHTRTHTGEKPFSCSVCGRRFTQKGSLKVHTRTHTGEKPFSCSICGQGFFEKEKLKIHTRTHTGEKPFSCADCGQRFSEKGSLKKHTRTHTGEKPFSCTVCGQRFSEKESLKIHTRTHTGEKPFVCSLCGQRFSVKGNLRKHTRTHTGEKPFSCSVCGQKFTQKGDLKRHARTHTGEKPFSCSDCGRRFSEKGSLKIHTRTHTGEKPFSCSVCGQRFSYKYQVKTHKCAGENSNNQEYFHENV